The following proteins are encoded in a genomic region of Cryptomeria japonica chromosome 11, Sugi_1.0, whole genome shotgun sequence:
- the LOC131070696 gene encoding putative 12-oxophytodienoate reductase 11 isoform X1: MNMVENCEQNQQKEENMPQSLTHPIPLLTPYQLGPFTLSHRVVLAPLTRQRSYDCMPQPHAIVYYAQRASPGGLLITEATGISPTAQGYPHTPGIWSKEQVEAWKPIVNAVHEKGAVFFCQIWHTGRDSHVGRYAMHIADYQPDRQSPVSSTSKKMSGQTLLPNGKDLVEFSPPRALTTNEIPQIVDHFCIAARNARAAGFDGVEIHGAYGLIDQFLKDSINDRTDCYGGTLENRCRFALEVVEAVANEIEADRVGIRLSPFRGHLGFGDSNPEALGLHMAEALNRYKILYAHYIEPRMVTVLESFPMEKSLLPMRKAFKGSFLVAGGYDREDGNAAIESGKADLVVYGRLFLANPDLPKRFELNAPLNKYNRETFYIPDPVIGYTDYPFL, encoded by the exons ATGAATATGGTAGAAAACTGTGAACAAAATCAACAGAAAGAAGAGAACATGCCTCAATCTCTTACTCATCCTATCCCCTTGTTAACACCCTATCAATTGGGTCCTTTCACTTTGTCTCACAG GGTGGTTTTAGCACCTTTAACTCGACAAAGATCTTATGATTGCATGCCCCAGCCTCATGCAATTGTTTACTATGCTCAAAGAGCAAGCCCTGGAGGCCTCCTCATTACAGAAGCCACTGGCATCTCTCCCACTGCTCAAGG GTATCCACATACACCTGGAATATGGAGCAAGGAGCAGGTGGAAGCATGGAAGCCTATTGTGAATGCTGTGCATGAAAAAGGAGCTGTTTTCTTCTGTCAAATTTGGCATACTGGAAGGGATTCACATGTGGGTAG GTATGCAATGCACATTGCAGACTATCAACCCGACAGACAGTCTCCGGTCTCCTCAACAAGCAAAAAGATGTCAGGACAAACTCTCCTACCCAATGGGAAGGATCTTGTAGAATTTTCACCTCCTCGAGCTCTCACAACAAATGAAATACCACAAATTGTTGATCACTTCTGCATTGCTGCCAGAAACGCCAGGGCTGCAG GTTTTGATGGAGTTGAAATTCACGGGGCTTATGGACTTATTGACCAATTTTTGAAAGACAGCATCAATGACCGCACTGATTGTTATGGTGGTACACTAGAAAACCGTTGCAGATTTGCTCTTGAGGTTGTTGAAGCAGTGGCAAATGAAATTGAAGCAGATCGAGTTGGGATCCGGCTATCTCCATTTAGAGGTCATCTAGGATTTGGAGACTCAAATCCTGAGGCCCTAGGACTTCACATGGCAGAGGCCTTAAATAGATACAAGATCTTGTATGCCCATTATATAGAACCCAGAATGGTCACTGTCCTAGAGTCTTTCCCTATGGAAAAAAGTCTACTACCAATGAGGAAGGCATTCAAGGGATCATTTCTGGTTGCAGGAGGTTATGATAGGGAAGATGGCAATGCAGCAATTGAAAGTGGCAAAGCAGATCTGGTAGTTTATGGTCGCCTTTTTCTTGCAAATCCAGATTTGCCTAAAAGGTTTGAGCTGAATGCTCCTCTCAACAAATACAATAGGGAAACTTTCTACATTCCTGATCCTGTTATTGGCTACACAGACTACCCATTCTTGTAG
- the LOC131070696 gene encoding putative 12-oxophytodienoate reductase 11 isoform X2, which translates to MNMVENCEQNQQKEENMPQSLTHPIPLLTPYQLGPFTLSHRVVLAPLTRQRSYDCMPQPHAIVYYAQRASPGGLLITEATGISPTAQGYPHTPGIWSKEQVEAWKPIVNAVHEKGAVFFCQIWHTGRDSHVDYQPDRQSPVSSTSKKMSGQTLLPNGKDLVEFSPPRALTTNEIPQIVDHFCIAARNARAAGFDGVEIHGAYGLIDQFLKDSINDRTDCYGGTLENRCRFALEVVEAVANEIEADRVGIRLSPFRGHLGFGDSNPEALGLHMAEALNRYKILYAHYIEPRMVTVLESFPMEKSLLPMRKAFKGSFLVAGGYDREDGNAAIESGKADLVVYGRLFLANPDLPKRFELNAPLNKYNRETFYIPDPVIGYTDYPFL; encoded by the exons ATGAATATGGTAGAAAACTGTGAACAAAATCAACAGAAAGAAGAGAACATGCCTCAATCTCTTACTCATCCTATCCCCTTGTTAACACCCTATCAATTGGGTCCTTTCACTTTGTCTCACAG GGTGGTTTTAGCACCTTTAACTCGACAAAGATCTTATGATTGCATGCCCCAGCCTCATGCAATTGTTTACTATGCTCAAAGAGCAAGCCCTGGAGGCCTCCTCATTACAGAAGCCACTGGCATCTCTCCCACTGCTCAAGG GTATCCACATACACCTGGAATATGGAGCAAGGAGCAGGTGGAAGCATGGAAGCCTATTGTGAATGCTGTGCATGAAAAAGGAGCTGTTTTCTTCTGTCAAATTTGGCATACTGGAAGGGATTCACATGTGG ACTATCAACCCGACAGACAGTCTCCGGTCTCCTCAACAAGCAAAAAGATGTCAGGACAAACTCTCCTACCCAATGGGAAGGATCTTGTAGAATTTTCACCTCCTCGAGCTCTCACAACAAATGAAATACCACAAATTGTTGATCACTTCTGCATTGCTGCCAGAAACGCCAGGGCTGCAG GTTTTGATGGAGTTGAAATTCACGGGGCTTATGGACTTATTGACCAATTTTTGAAAGACAGCATCAATGACCGCACTGATTGTTATGGTGGTACACTAGAAAACCGTTGCAGATTTGCTCTTGAGGTTGTTGAAGCAGTGGCAAATGAAATTGAAGCAGATCGAGTTGGGATCCGGCTATCTCCATTTAGAGGTCATCTAGGATTTGGAGACTCAAATCCTGAGGCCCTAGGACTTCACATGGCAGAGGCCTTAAATAGATACAAGATCTTGTATGCCCATTATATAGAACCCAGAATGGTCACTGTCCTAGAGTCTTTCCCTATGGAAAAAAGTCTACTACCAATGAGGAAGGCATTCAAGGGATCATTTCTGGTTGCAGGAGGTTATGATAGGGAAGATGGCAATGCAGCAATTGAAAGTGGCAAAGCAGATCTGGTAGTTTATGGTCGCCTTTTTCTTGCAAATCCAGATTTGCCTAAAAGGTTTGAGCTGAATGCTCCTCTCAACAAATACAATAGGGAAACTTTCTACATTCCTGATCCTGTTATTGGCTACACAGACTACCCATTCTTGTAG